The Prevotella melaninogenica genome has a segment encoding these proteins:
- a CDS encoding P-loop NTPase fold protein, translating to MIQELNKDIKAVMLSEYKLMACILVMLIIFWKFINKLISTYIVCITETVTNDSLFIALIFFLCPVFIALIKRDYLKRETKKFSQRHLWEFFLFVVYVGFKIWGRFDFYSYMGISYFACLFLGMFFTEYVFYCLYRKEFQALTGLYKRTHPFFIDAPTTNDGYNRDFLLRTLLDKVLSTFDSHYFVENPNSFTILLSESFGIGKTSFLCQMKKAIRGGKYQNKIIYVEFRPWLCEKTETMITEFFSVLHQELNRHFILPTGMFSSYLSLLVEKVPDSYYSFMFKSLYKKKTLTTEHDRIMTFLKQIDRPIVISIDDVDRLHDDEVKLMLNLIRDTADFPNLFYIIAADKKNLCLSLERLGIEAPEVYMKKFINFECLFPANDAVLKKIFQEKLDSVLREYSCTGTKDLIIDSIFEIENLLNAFETPRDIVRFFNVFTFAMDCIERNGMMDEINVADLFAISIIQYLNINLYRIFRDDASSLLTYDDNTKSLRISSSYESVFEHPMYAEMAKGTNPEEQNISIVEINDVIADVFVQKQTIFCYVIWFLFEQERKDINGYSMRYPDSYFRYFAFNRKQTQIPGAKVRAIFSPTYKQLCEVVFREILLRGQESSFIHNIDKWYHEFDDSKIEILKKLSLFVSLLCELKPEIVDTNQIMRKAQIIESFMETYDIHRLLNKIYYNKLNSISSGSVGQEETEKKYEKDRDDFGEYIRSCKYEVNFISLVLDKIRNHSEHSLLGKENIEKWSKQIIDNFVVALKKYDREQTFFRNTLYTISHVAALDTYYWINSFKDYVAESPYFMDWIVRVVSYENNNFEWNELLREQLYLPYLGYRGFWGQIAANSILCEDPIVKDFAEILNNDLESQERSSHPYLKYVEDYWKSNDMYK from the coding sequence ATGATTCAAGAATTAAATAAAGATATAAAAGCAGTAATGTTATCAGAATACAAACTCATGGCTTGTATTCTTGTAATGCTAATCATTTTCTGGAAATTTATCAATAAGCTTATATCAACATATATTGTATGTATAACTGAGACTGTGACCAATGACAGTTTGTTTATTGCTCTCATCTTTTTCTTATGTCCAGTATTTATAGCACTTATAAAACGTGATTATCTGAAAAGAGAAACAAAGAAGTTTTCCCAACGACACTTATGGGAGTTTTTCTTATTTGTTGTTTACGTCGGATTTAAGATTTGGGGAAGGTTTGACTTTTATTCCTATATGGGAATTAGTTATTTTGCATGTTTGTTTTTGGGAATGTTTTTTACGGAATATGTATTCTATTGCCTTTATAGAAAAGAATTCCAGGCTCTTACAGGTCTTTACAAAAGGACTCATCCCTTTTTTATAGATGCTCCCACAACAAATGATGGGTATAATAGAGATTTCCTTCTTAGAACGTTGTTAGATAAAGTTCTGTCCACATTTGATAGCCATTATTTTGTGGAAAACCCCAACTCCTTTACTATTTTGCTTAGCGAATCTTTTGGAATAGGAAAGACATCCTTCTTATGTCAAATGAAGAAAGCGATTAGGGGAGGAAAGTATCAGAATAAAATAATTTATGTAGAATTTAGACCTTGGCTTTGCGAGAAAACAGAAACTATGATTACGGAATTTTTCTCTGTTCTACATCAAGAACTGAATAGACATTTCATTCTACCTACAGGAATGTTCTCTTCTTATCTATCATTACTTGTTGAAAAAGTTCCAGATTCATATTATTCCTTCATGTTTAAGTCATTGTATAAGAAAAAGACCTTGACTACAGAGCATGACCGAATAATGACATTCCTTAAACAAATTGACAGACCTATTGTTATATCTATTGATGATGTTGATAGACTACATGATGATGAAGTGAAACTGATGCTAAATCTTATAAGAGATACAGCAGATTTTCCTAATCTATTTTATATAATTGCTGCTGATAAAAAGAACCTATGCCTATCTTTAGAACGCTTGGGTATAGAAGCTCCAGAGGTTTATATGAAAAAGTTTATTAATTTTGAATGTCTTTTTCCTGCAAATGATGCTGTACTTAAAAAGATATTCCAAGAGAAGTTGGATAGCGTTTTAAGGGAATATAGTTGTACAGGAACTAAAGACCTTATAATAGACAGTATTTTTGAGATAGAGAATTTATTAAATGCGTTTGAGACTCCAAGGGATATTGTGAGATTCTTTAATGTTTTTACATTTGCAATGGATTGCATAGAAAGGAATGGTATGATGGATGAAATTAATGTAGCAGACTTATTTGCCATATCAATTATACAATATTTGAACATAAACTTATATCGAATATTCAGAGATGATGCTAGTTCACTTTTGACATACGATGACAATACAAAATCATTGAGAATATCATCATCATATGAATCTGTGTTCGAACATCCTATGTATGCAGAAATGGCAAAAGGCACAAATCCAGAAGAGCAAAATATAAGTATAGTTGAAATAAATGATGTTATAGCTGATGTATTTGTCCAAAAACAGACAATCTTTTGTTATGTTATCTGGTTTTTGTTTGAGCAAGAAAGAAAAGATATCAATGGCTACTCAATGCGTTATCCAGATTCTTATTTTAGGTATTTTGCTTTCAATAGAAAACAAACCCAAATTCCAGGGGCTAAGGTTCGTGCAATATTCTCTCCTACTTATAAGCAGCTTTGTGAAGTGGTATTTAGGGAAATTTTACTACGAGGTCAAGAAAGTTCGTTTATACATAATATAGATAAATGGTATCATGAATTCGATGATTCTAAAATAGAGATTCTTAAAAAGCTTTCTTTGTTTGTTTCTTTGCTTTGTGAATTAAAGCCAGAGATTGTTGACACTAATCAAATTATGAGAAAAGCCCAAATCATAGAATCTTTTATGGAAACCTATGATATTCATAGACTTTTAAATAAAATATACTACAATAAACTTAACTCCATATCTTCTGGTTCAGTAGGTCAGGAAGAAACTGAAAAGAAGTATGAGAAAGACAGGGATGATTTTGGTGAATATATTAGGTCTTGTAAATATGAAGTAAACTTCATTTCTTTGGTCCTTGACAAAATTAGGAATCACAGTGAACACTCACTACTGGGAAAAGAAAATATCGAAAAGTGGTCAAAACAGATTATTGATAATTTCGTGGTAGCATTGAAAAAATATGATAGAGAACAAACGTTCTTCAGAAATACCCTATATACAATCAGTCATGTTGCAGCGTTAGACACATATTATTGGATTAATTCTTTTAAAGATTATGTAGCGGAATCTCCATATTTTATGGATTGGATAGTAAGAGTCGTATCCTATGAGAATAATAATTTTGAATGGAATGAACTGTTAAGAGAGCAATTGTATCTCCCATATTTAGGATATCGTGGATTTTGGGGGCAAATTGCAGCTAATAGTATTCTTTGTGAGGATCCTATAGTAAAGGATTTTGCGGAAATATTAAATAATGATTTAGAATCACAGGAAAGGTCTTCGCATCCATATCTCAAGTATGTTGAAGATTATTGGAAAAGTAATGATATGTATAAGTAA